The following proteins come from a genomic window of Ictalurus furcatus strain D&B chromosome 12, Billie_1.0, whole genome shotgun sequence:
- the runx1t1 gene encoding protein CBFA2T1 isoform X2, with product MVGISASFQYRTEKRSIMPDSPADVKAQPRLTPPTMPPPPGTQGAPRTSSFTPTTLTNGTSHSPTALNGAPSSPNGFSNGPSSSSSSSLANQQLPPACGARQLSKLKRFLTTLQQFGNDISPEIGDRVRTLVLGLVNSTLTIEEFHSKLQEATNFPLRPFVIPFLKANLPLLQRELLHCARLAKQNPAQYLAQHEQLLLDTSITSPVDSSELLMDVNENGKRRTPDRTKENGFEREPPHPEHPSKRPCTISPGQRFSPSNGLSYQPNGLPHTAPPPPGHYRLDEMAIGHHYRDSYRHTNHREIRERPRPIGMHGGIRQEEVIDHRLTDREWAEEWKHLDHVRKLLNCIMDMVEKTRRSLTVLRRCQEADREELNYWIRRYSDAEDVKKSSSSSSSSQSRQQSPAGQDSNPAEIHREVLHRPVSGYVPEEIWKKAEAVNEVKRQAMSELQKAVAEAERKAHEMISTERAKMERTVAEAKRQAAEDALSVINQQEDSSESCWNCGRKASETCSGCNTARYCGSFCQHKDWEKHHHVCGQTLQAQQQGETPSTASSSGTPSSSAGSPADTPSTAATPRSDTPGTPSALEPAPR from the exons TAACAAACGGCACCAGCCACTCTCCTACCGCACTGAATGGCGCTCCATCATCCCCCAATGGCTTCAGCAACGGCCCTTCGTCGTCTTCTTCGTCTTCGCTGGCCAATCAGCAGCTCCCTCCGGCATGCGGTGCACGGCAGCTCAGCAAGCTGAAGCGCTTCCTTACAACTCTGCAGCAGTTCGGCAACGACATCTCACCCGAAATCGGTGACCGTGTCCGCACGCTCGTGCTGGGCCTCGTG aacTCCACGTTAACCATAGAAGAATTCCACTCTAAGCTGCAAGAAGCGACCAACTTCCCCCTCCGACCTTTTGTCATCCCGTTTTTGAAG GCCAACCTGCCATTACTGCAGCGGGAGCTTTTGCACTGTGCACGCCTGGCCAAGCAGAACCCAGCACAGTACCTGGCCCAGCACGAGCAGCTGCTACTCGACACCAGCATCACGTCTCCCGTCGACTCGTCTGAGCTGCTGATGGACGTCAACGAGAACGGCAAGAGGAGGACGCCGGACAG AACCAAAGAGAACGGCTTCGAGAGGGAGCCTCCACACCCAGAGCACCCAAGCAAGCGGCCATGCACCATCAGCCCTGGTCAGCGTTTCAGCCCCTCCAATGGACTTTCATACCAACCCAACGGCCTTCCTCACACTGCTCCACCACCCCCGGGCCACTACCGGCTTGATGAGATGGCTATTGGCCACCATTACAGAGACTCGTATCGCCACACCAACCACCGTGAGATCCGTGAGCGCCCACGGCCCATCG GGATGCACGGAGGCATACGTCAGGAAGAGGTCATAGATCACAGACTCACAGACAGAGAATGGGCCGAGGAGTGGAAGCACCTTGACCATGTAAGAAAA CTGCTTAACTGCATCATGGACATGGTGGAGAAGACACGGCGCTCACTCACCGTGCTCAGGCGATGTCAAGAGGCTGACCGCGAGGAGCTCAACTATTGGATCCGGCGCTACAGCGATGCCGAGGACGTGAAGAAGagctccagcagcagcagcagcagccagtCAAGACAGCAGAGCCCTGCAGGCCAGGACAGCAACCCTGCAG AGATCCACCGGGAGGTGCTCCACAGGCCTGTGTCCGGCTACGTCCCTGAGGAGATCTGGAAGAAAGCAG AGGCGGTGAACGAGGTGAAGAGGCAGGCTATGTCTGAGCTGCAGAAGGCGGTTGCCGAAGCCGAACGCAAGGCTCATGAGATGATCAGCACAGAACGCGCCAAGATGGAGCGCACTGTGGCTGAGGCTAAGAGGCAAGCTGCAGAGGATGCGCTGTCTGTTATCAACCAGCAGGAGGACTCAAGTGAG AGCTGCTGGAACTGTGGACGCAAGGCAAGCGAGACATGCAGCGGGTGCAACACGGCACGTTACTGCGGCTCCTTCTGCCAGCACAAGGACTGGGAGAAGCACCACCATGTGTGCGGGCAGACGCTGCAGGCGCAGCAGCAGGGCGAGACGCCTAGCACCGCCAGCTCCTCGGGCACTCCCAGCAGCAGCGCTGGCAGCCCCGCCGATACTCCCTCCACCGCTGCCACGCCACGCTCGGACACGCCTGGCACGCCGTCAGCATTAGAGCCTGCGCCACGCTAG
- the runx1t1 gene encoding protein CBFA2T1 isoform X3 — MVGISASFQYRTEKRSIMPDSPADVKAQPRLTPPTMPPPPGTQGAPRTSSFTPTTLTNGTSHSPTALNGAPSSPNGFSNGPSSSSSSSLANQQLPPACGARQLSKLKRFLTTLQQFGNDISPEIGDRVRTLVLGLVNSTLTIEEFHSKLQEATNFPLRPFVIPFLKANLPLLQRELLHCARLAKQNPAQYLAQHEQLLLDTSITSPVDSSELLMDVNENGKRRTPDRTKENGFEREPPHPEHPSKRPCTISPGQRFSPSNGLSYQPNGLPHTAPPPPGHYRLDEMAIGHHYRDSYRHTNHREIRERPRPIGMHGGIRQEEVIDHRLTDREWAEEWKHLDHLLNCIMDMVEKTRRSLTVLRRCQEADREELNYWIRRYSDAEDVKKSSSSSSSSQSRQQSPAGQDSNPAEIHREVLHRPVSGYVPEEIWKKAEEAVNEVKRQAMSELQKAVAEAERKAHEMISTERAKMERTVAEAKRQAAEDALSVINQQEDSSESCWNCGRKASETCSGCNTARYCGSFCQHKDWEKHHHVCGQTLQAQQQGETPSTASSSGTPSSSAGSPADTPSTAATPRSDTPGTPSALEPAPR, encoded by the exons TAACAAACGGCACCAGCCACTCTCCTACCGCACTGAATGGCGCTCCATCATCCCCCAATGGCTTCAGCAACGGCCCTTCGTCGTCTTCTTCGTCTTCGCTGGCCAATCAGCAGCTCCCTCCGGCATGCGGTGCACGGCAGCTCAGCAAGCTGAAGCGCTTCCTTACAACTCTGCAGCAGTTCGGCAACGACATCTCACCCGAAATCGGTGACCGTGTCCGCACGCTCGTGCTGGGCCTCGTG aacTCCACGTTAACCATAGAAGAATTCCACTCTAAGCTGCAAGAAGCGACCAACTTCCCCCTCCGACCTTTTGTCATCCCGTTTTTGAAG GCCAACCTGCCATTACTGCAGCGGGAGCTTTTGCACTGTGCACGCCTGGCCAAGCAGAACCCAGCACAGTACCTGGCCCAGCACGAGCAGCTGCTACTCGACACCAGCATCACGTCTCCCGTCGACTCGTCTGAGCTGCTGATGGACGTCAACGAGAACGGCAAGAGGAGGACGCCGGACAG AACCAAAGAGAACGGCTTCGAGAGGGAGCCTCCACACCCAGAGCACCCAAGCAAGCGGCCATGCACCATCAGCCCTGGTCAGCGTTTCAGCCCCTCCAATGGACTTTCATACCAACCCAACGGCCTTCCTCACACTGCTCCACCACCCCCGGGCCACTACCGGCTTGATGAGATGGCTATTGGCCACCATTACAGAGACTCGTATCGCCACACCAACCACCGTGAGATCCGTGAGCGCCCACGGCCCATCG GGATGCACGGAGGCATACGTCAGGAAGAGGTCATAGATCACAGACTCACAGACAGAGAATGGGCCGAGGAGTGGAAGCACCTTGACCAT CTGCTTAACTGCATCATGGACATGGTGGAGAAGACACGGCGCTCACTCACCGTGCTCAGGCGATGTCAAGAGGCTGACCGCGAGGAGCTCAACTATTGGATCCGGCGCTACAGCGATGCCGAGGACGTGAAGAAGagctccagcagcagcagcagcagccagtCAAGACAGCAGAGCCCTGCAGGCCAGGACAGCAACCCTGCAG AGATCCACCGGGAGGTGCTCCACAGGCCTGTGTCCGGCTACGTCCCTGAGGAGATCTGGAAGAAAGCAG AAGAGGCGGTGAACGAGGTGAAGAGGCAGGCTATGTCTGAGCTGCAGAAGGCGGTTGCCGAAGCCGAACGCAAGGCTCATGAGATGATCAGCACAGAACGCGCCAAGATGGAGCGCACTGTGGCTGAGGCTAAGAGGCAAGCTGCAGAGGATGCGCTGTCTGTTATCAACCAGCAGGAGGACTCAAGTGAG AGCTGCTGGAACTGTGGACGCAAGGCAAGCGAGACATGCAGCGGGTGCAACACGGCACGTTACTGCGGCTCCTTCTGCCAGCACAAGGACTGGGAGAAGCACCACCATGTGTGCGGGCAGACGCTGCAGGCGCAGCAGCAGGGCGAGACGCCTAGCACCGCCAGCTCCTCGGGCACTCCCAGCAGCAGCGCTGGCAGCCCCGCCGATACTCCCTCCACCGCTGCCACGCCACGCTCGGACACGCCTGGCACGCCGTCAGCATTAGAGCCTGCGCCACGCTAG
- the runx1t1 gene encoding protein CBFA2T1 isoform X1, whose amino-acid sequence MVGISASFQYRTEKRSIMPDSPADVKAQPRLTPPTMPPPPGTQGAPRTSSFTPTTLTNGTSHSPTALNGAPSSPNGFSNGPSSSSSSSLANQQLPPACGARQLSKLKRFLTTLQQFGNDISPEIGDRVRTLVLGLVNSTLTIEEFHSKLQEATNFPLRPFVIPFLKANLPLLQRELLHCARLAKQNPAQYLAQHEQLLLDTSITSPVDSSELLMDVNENGKRRTPDRTKENGFEREPPHPEHPSKRPCTISPGQRFSPSNGLSYQPNGLPHTAPPPPGHYRLDEMAIGHHYRDSYRHTNHREIRERPRPIGMHGGIRQEEVIDHRLTDREWAEEWKHLDHVRKLLNCIMDMVEKTRRSLTVLRRCQEADREELNYWIRRYSDAEDVKKSSSSSSSSQSRQQSPAGQDSNPAEIHREVLHRPVSGYVPEEIWKKAEEAVNEVKRQAMSELQKAVAEAERKAHEMISTERAKMERTVAEAKRQAAEDALSVINQQEDSSESCWNCGRKASETCSGCNTARYCGSFCQHKDWEKHHHVCGQTLQAQQQGETPSTASSSGTPSSSAGSPADTPSTAATPRSDTPGTPSALEPAPR is encoded by the exons TAACAAACGGCACCAGCCACTCTCCTACCGCACTGAATGGCGCTCCATCATCCCCCAATGGCTTCAGCAACGGCCCTTCGTCGTCTTCTTCGTCTTCGCTGGCCAATCAGCAGCTCCCTCCGGCATGCGGTGCACGGCAGCTCAGCAAGCTGAAGCGCTTCCTTACAACTCTGCAGCAGTTCGGCAACGACATCTCACCCGAAATCGGTGACCGTGTCCGCACGCTCGTGCTGGGCCTCGTG aacTCCACGTTAACCATAGAAGAATTCCACTCTAAGCTGCAAGAAGCGACCAACTTCCCCCTCCGACCTTTTGTCATCCCGTTTTTGAAG GCCAACCTGCCATTACTGCAGCGGGAGCTTTTGCACTGTGCACGCCTGGCCAAGCAGAACCCAGCACAGTACCTGGCCCAGCACGAGCAGCTGCTACTCGACACCAGCATCACGTCTCCCGTCGACTCGTCTGAGCTGCTGATGGACGTCAACGAGAACGGCAAGAGGAGGACGCCGGACAG AACCAAAGAGAACGGCTTCGAGAGGGAGCCTCCACACCCAGAGCACCCAAGCAAGCGGCCATGCACCATCAGCCCTGGTCAGCGTTTCAGCCCCTCCAATGGACTTTCATACCAACCCAACGGCCTTCCTCACACTGCTCCACCACCCCCGGGCCACTACCGGCTTGATGAGATGGCTATTGGCCACCATTACAGAGACTCGTATCGCCACACCAACCACCGTGAGATCCGTGAGCGCCCACGGCCCATCG GGATGCACGGAGGCATACGTCAGGAAGAGGTCATAGATCACAGACTCACAGACAGAGAATGGGCCGAGGAGTGGAAGCACCTTGACCATGTAAGAAAA CTGCTTAACTGCATCATGGACATGGTGGAGAAGACACGGCGCTCACTCACCGTGCTCAGGCGATGTCAAGAGGCTGACCGCGAGGAGCTCAACTATTGGATCCGGCGCTACAGCGATGCCGAGGACGTGAAGAAGagctccagcagcagcagcagcagccagtCAAGACAGCAGAGCCCTGCAGGCCAGGACAGCAACCCTGCAG AGATCCACCGGGAGGTGCTCCACAGGCCTGTGTCCGGCTACGTCCCTGAGGAGATCTGGAAGAAAGCAG AAGAGGCGGTGAACGAGGTGAAGAGGCAGGCTATGTCTGAGCTGCAGAAGGCGGTTGCCGAAGCCGAACGCAAGGCTCATGAGATGATCAGCACAGAACGCGCCAAGATGGAGCGCACTGTGGCTGAGGCTAAGAGGCAAGCTGCAGAGGATGCGCTGTCTGTTATCAACCAGCAGGAGGACTCAAGTGAG AGCTGCTGGAACTGTGGACGCAAGGCAAGCGAGACATGCAGCGGGTGCAACACGGCACGTTACTGCGGCTCCTTCTGCCAGCACAAGGACTGGGAGAAGCACCACCATGTGTGCGGGCAGACGCTGCAGGCGCAGCAGCAGGGCGAGACGCCTAGCACCGCCAGCTCCTCGGGCACTCCCAGCAGCAGCGCTGGCAGCCCCGCCGATACTCCCTCCACCGCTGCCACGCCACGCTCGGACACGCCTGGCACGCCGTCAGCATTAGAGCCTGCGCCACGCTAG